The proteins below are encoded in one region of Sminthopsis crassicaudata isolate SCR6 chromosome 1, ASM4859323v1, whole genome shotgun sequence:
- the AMH gene encoding muellerian-inhibiting factor, translating into MKGSFLGLLLLLPVMFAVLRGAPPKKGQSDAQGQRKERSESPPGRPSSFKSQKTHGSQAHLSWPVFAEDSGTSDLWTGPQPHPWPLGGLKNPVCWVKVGRGGDGVPGPLQVVGALSGYERGFVEALRQARWDSQDLATFGICPPGGTGIAHLSLQRLGARLVEPGGWTLVVLHLEEVTWEPELSLWFQELPPALEGGGVPELALLVLYPGPGGGDRPGQEFGVTGAGLQPQQSLCLSSGTRFLVLAVDGPTGHRISLVLRPRDRAGPPLATPELQALLFGPDHKCFTRMTPVLLLLRGHGSQAEPRPSPLPAEGRLDTAPYPLPRPSSLPPVTASPSSADPFLETLTRLVRGVLSPPSSPRPLRLALDPVALEALPHQVFNLSDPTTLEQLVESEDPLLLLFPAGSPALLEGLAGRWPAPEGPAQRLADKLQAVAQELLSLPALQPHAELLHQLLALCPAPTNGSSQAEAAETPGGQLRALLLLKALQSLKAEWRERRKASRALRSARLGGDGPCRLQELSVDLRTEQSVLIPETYMANNCQGPCHWPQSDRSPNYNNHVVLLLKMRERGEPLGRPPCCVPTAYAGKTLISLSEEGLSARLMPNMVATECGCR; encoded by the exons ATGAAGGGGTCCTTTCTGGGTTTGCTTCTGCTGCTGCCAGTGATGTTTGCCGTGCTGAGAGGAGCGCCCCCCAAGAAGGGGCAGTCAGATGCCCAGGGCCAGAGGAAGGAGAGGTCAGAGAGTCCTCCTGGCAGGCCTTCATCCTTCAAGAGCCAGAAGACCCATGGGAGTCAGGCCCACCTCTCCTGGCCCGTGTTCGCTGAGGACAGCGGCACCTCAGATCTGTGGACTGGGCCCCAGCCCCATCCTTGGCCTTTGGGGGGCCTGAAAAACCCAGTGTGCTGGGTAAAAGTGGGCAGAGGCGGAGACGGAGTCCCAGGCCCCCTCCAGGTGGTGGGCGCTCTGAGTGGTTATGAGAGGGGCTTTGTGGAAGCCCTGAGACAGGCCCGCTGGGACAGCCAAGACTTGGCCACCTTTGGCATCTGCCCCCCAGGGGGCACAGGAATTGCCCACCTCTCTCTACAGCGTTTGGGGGCCCGGCTGGTGGAGCCGGGCGGGTGGACTCTGGTGGTCCTACACCTAGAAGAAG TGACGTGGGAGCCAGAGCTGAGCCTATGGTTCCAGGAGCTCCCACCAGCCCTTGAAGGAGGCGGCGTCCCAGAGCTGGCCCTGCTGGTGCTGTATCCCGGGCCTGGAGGAGGAGACCGGCCTGGGCAGGAGTTCGGGGTCACTGGAGCAGGGCTGCAACCCCAGCAG AGCCTCTGTCTCTCCTCGGGCACCCGGTTCTTGGTCCTGGCTGTGGACGGGCCGACCGGCCACCGGATCTCCCTTGTTCTGAGGCCTCGGGACAGAGCTG GCCCCCCTCTGGCCACCCCAGAACTCCAGGCCCTGCTCTTCGGCCCGGACCACAAGTGCTTCACGAGGATGACGCCTGTCCTGCTCCTGCTGCGGGGGCACGGCTCCCAGGCCGAGCCCCGCCCCAGTCCTCTCCCGGCCGAGGGCCGACTAGATACGGCGCCGTATCCCCTGCCCAG GCCCTCCTCCCTGCCACCTGTCACGGCCTCTCCGAGTTCTGCAGACCCGTTCCTAGAGACCCTGACCCGCCTGGTGCGAGGAGTCCTGAGCCCTCCTTCTAGCCCCCGCCCGCTGCGTCTGGCCTTGGACCCCGTGGCGCTGGAGGCCCTCCCACACCAGGTGTTCAACCTCTCGGACCCGACCACCTTGGAGCAGCTGGTGGAGTCAGAGGACCCCCTCCTGCTCCTCTTTCCAGCTGGGAGTCCGGCCCTGCTGGAGGGCCTGGCGGGACGATGGCCGGCCCCCGAGGGCCCAGCCCAGCGCCTGGCTGATAAGCTGCAGGCTGTGGCCCAGGAACTGCTGAGCCTGCCGGCCCTGCAGCCCCACGCCGAGCTCCTGCACCAGCTCCTGGCCCTCTGCCCGGCCCCCACCAACGGCAGCAGCCAGGCGGAGGCCGCGGAGACCCCGGGCGGCCAGCTCCGGGCGCTGCTGCTGCTCAAAGCCCTGCAGAGCCTGAAGGCCGAGTGGCGGGAGCGCAGGAAGGCGTCCCGGGCCCTGCGCAGCGCCCGGCTTGGAGGGGACGGGCCCTGCCGGCTTCAGGAGCTGAGCGTGGACCTGCGCACGGAGCAGTCCGTCCTCATCCCCGAGACTTACATGGCCAATAACTGCCAGGGGCCCTGCCACTGGCCCCAGTCCGACCGGAGCCCCAATTACAACAACCACGTGGTGCTGCTGCTGAAGATGCGGGAGAGGGGCGAGCCTCTGGGCCGGCCGCCCTGCTGCGTGCCCACCGCCTACGCCGGAAAGACTCTCATCAGCCTCTCCGAAGAGGGCCTCAGTGCCCGCCTCATGCCCAACATGGTGGCCACCGAGTGCGGCTGCCGGTAG
- the JSRP1 gene encoding junctional sarcoplasmic reticulum protein 1 isoform X1: MATGDLEVLDRGLGFPETIEELTMSTERSRKQSQEKAKGDEQTESRDEVSSQARGLVEEEHALDGEGSRGARPSKAKAEKERGKTTAAPKSAPARKKSKAPSQLKLPRTLGPGSDELPWGEITLNKCLALASVVAVLSVAFQLFQDVIDGEDEGPEAAPTLWAWPGGSAPRDSQAKLPKPKNWAKASAPAPPPGPKPPVKDTPEAPPKEQEAEAKGSLAPAPALEAAIPPEEPPPSSQPAKSEKPAGAAMPRKEEKARNRKGSREDRAEPPWRERKEGGHGPRPRREEPEEAPRRPWQREHRHSGKREDSKKARDGPRSKREEQRGRQKHEDRERFFPKQKLREGKHRD, encoded by the exons ATGGCAACAGGGGACCTTGAGGTGCTGGACAGGGGTCTGGGCTTTCCCGAGACCATTGAGGAGCTGACCATGTCAACGGAGAGATCCAGGAAACAATCACAGGAGAAGGCCAAAG GTGATGAGCAGACAGAAAGTAGAGACGAGGTGAGCAGCCAAGCGCGG GGGCTGGTGGAGGAGGAGCACGCCTTGGATGGGGAAGGCTCCCGGGGGGCCAGGCCCTCGAAGGCAaaggcagagaaggagagagggaagaccACTGCAG CTCCCAAGAGCGCCCCGGCCAGGAAGAAAAGCAAGGCCCCATCCCAGCTGAAGCTGCCGCGGACCCTGGGGCCCGGGAGCGATGAGCTGCCTTGGGGAGAGATCACCCTCAACAAGTGCCTGGCGCTGGCCTCCGTTGTGGCCGTCCTAAGCGTGGCCTTCCAGCTGTTCCAGG ATGTCATTGATGGGGAGGATGAGGGCCCTGAGGCTGCCCCCACCCTGTGGGCCTGGCCAGGTGGCAGTGCCCCGAGGGACAGCCAAGCCAAACTG CCCAAGCCCAAAAACTGGGCCAAAGCCTCAGCACCAGCCCCCCCGCCCGGGCCCAAGCCCCCTGTGAAGGACACACCCGAGGCCCCCCCCAAAGAGCAGGAAGCAGAGGCCAAGGGGAGCCTGGCCCCGGCCCCAGCCCTGGAAGCAGCCATCCCGCCTGAGGAACCCCCACCGAGCTCCCAGCCAGCCAAGTCTGAGAAGCCGGCCGGGGCCGCGATGCccaggaaggaggagaaggcCAGAAACAGGAAGGGCTCCCGGGAGGACAGGGCCGAGCCCCcgtggagggaaaggaaggaggggggccATGGGCCCAGGCCGCGCCGAGAAGAGCCCGAGGAGGCTCCCCGCCGGCCCTGGCAGCGGGAGCACAGGCACTCTGGCAAGCGGGAGGACTCCAAGAAGGCTCGGGATGGACCCAGGAGCAAGAGGGAGGAGCAGCGGGGGCGCCAGAAGCACGAGGACAGGGAGAGGTTCTTCCCCAAACAGAAGCTTCGAGAAGGGAAGCACAGGGACTGA
- the JSRP1 gene encoding junctional sarcoplasmic reticulum protein 1 isoform X2, whose amino-acid sequence MATGDLEVLDRGLGFPETIEELTMSTERSRKQSQEKAKGDEQTESRDEGLVEEEHALDGEGSRGARPSKAKAEKERGKTTAAPKSAPARKKSKAPSQLKLPRTLGPGSDELPWGEITLNKCLALASVVAVLSVAFQLFQDVIDGEDEGPEAAPTLWAWPGGSAPRDSQAKLPKPKNWAKASAPAPPPGPKPPVKDTPEAPPKEQEAEAKGSLAPAPALEAAIPPEEPPPSSQPAKSEKPAGAAMPRKEEKARNRKGSREDRAEPPWRERKEGGHGPRPRREEPEEAPRRPWQREHRHSGKREDSKKARDGPRSKREEQRGRQKHEDRERFFPKQKLREGKHRD is encoded by the exons ATGGCAACAGGGGACCTTGAGGTGCTGGACAGGGGTCTGGGCTTTCCCGAGACCATTGAGGAGCTGACCATGTCAACGGAGAGATCCAGGAAACAATCACAGGAGAAGGCCAAAG GTGATGAGCAGACAGAAAGTAGAGACGAG GGGCTGGTGGAGGAGGAGCACGCCTTGGATGGGGAAGGCTCCCGGGGGGCCAGGCCCTCGAAGGCAaaggcagagaaggagagagggaagaccACTGCAG CTCCCAAGAGCGCCCCGGCCAGGAAGAAAAGCAAGGCCCCATCCCAGCTGAAGCTGCCGCGGACCCTGGGGCCCGGGAGCGATGAGCTGCCTTGGGGAGAGATCACCCTCAACAAGTGCCTGGCGCTGGCCTCCGTTGTGGCCGTCCTAAGCGTGGCCTTCCAGCTGTTCCAGG ATGTCATTGATGGGGAGGATGAGGGCCCTGAGGCTGCCCCCACCCTGTGGGCCTGGCCAGGTGGCAGTGCCCCGAGGGACAGCCAAGCCAAACTG CCCAAGCCCAAAAACTGGGCCAAAGCCTCAGCACCAGCCCCCCCGCCCGGGCCCAAGCCCCCTGTGAAGGACACACCCGAGGCCCCCCCCAAAGAGCAGGAAGCAGAGGCCAAGGGGAGCCTGGCCCCGGCCCCAGCCCTGGAAGCAGCCATCCCGCCTGAGGAACCCCCACCGAGCTCCCAGCCAGCCAAGTCTGAGAAGCCGGCCGGGGCCGCGATGCccaggaaggaggagaaggcCAGAAACAGGAAGGGCTCCCGGGAGGACAGGGCCGAGCCCCcgtggagggaaaggaaggaggggggccATGGGCCCAGGCCGCGCCGAGAAGAGCCCGAGGAGGCTCCCCGCCGGCCCTGGCAGCGGGAGCACAGGCACTCTGGCAAGCGGGAGGACTCCAAGAAGGCTCGGGATGGACCCAGGAGCAAGAGGGAGGAGCAGCGGGGGCGCCAGAAGCACGAGGACAGGGAGAGGTTCTTCCCCAAACAGAAGCTTCGAGAAGGGAAGCACAGGGACTGA